The Litchfieldia alkalitelluris genome has a window encoding:
- the tatC gene encoding twin-arginine translocase subunit TatC encodes MEKEAMQLTDHLAELRKRIIITLLIFILALIGSLIFVGDLYNYLVRDLDAKLALLGPGEILWVYMVIATVFAVAFTIPVAAFQVWKFIKPALSIEEQRATLMSIPGLFILFILGISFGYFVLFPLVLSFLLDIAGDQFQTFFTAEKYFQFMLHLTLPFGFLFEMPAVVMFLTRLGIVNPEKLIKGRKFAYFLLVAISVLITPPDLISDVLVIIPLFILYEISISLSKVVYKKRVSAEASVA; translated from the coding sequence ATGGAAAAAGAAGCCATGCAACTCACTGACCATTTAGCAGAATTACGTAAGCGAATTATTATTACCTTACTTATTTTTATTTTAGCTCTGATTGGGTCTTTAATTTTTGTTGGAGATTTATATAATTATTTAGTTAGAGATTTAGACGCCAAATTAGCTTTACTTGGTCCTGGGGAAATTCTATGGGTGTATATGGTCATTGCGACTGTCTTTGCCGTTGCATTTACGATTCCTGTAGCTGCCTTTCAAGTATGGAAGTTCATTAAACCAGCACTATCAATTGAAGAACAACGAGCCACCTTAATGTCGATTCCAGGCTTATTTATCCTATTTATTTTAGGGATATCCTTTGGGTATTTTGTTCTTTTTCCATTAGTTCTCTCCTTTTTATTAGATATAGCTGGAGACCAATTTCAAACTTTCTTCACAGCAGAAAAATATTTTCAATTCATGCTTCACCTAACACTTCCATTTGGGTTTTTATTTGAAATGCCAGCAGTCGTCATGTTTTTAACCAGATTAGGGATTGTTAATCCAGAGAAGCTAATAAAAGGAAGAAAGTTTGCATACTTTTTGCTCGTTGCAATCTCTGTATTAATTACACCACCTGACCTTATCTCAGATGTTTTAGTCATTATTCCTTTATTCATCTTATATGAAATAAGTATTTCTCTTAGCAAAGTCGTTTATAAAAAACGAGTTTCTGCCGAAGCTTCGGTAGCATAA
- a CDS encoding twin-arginine translocase TatA/TatE family subunit, with the protein MLQNIGIPGLILLLVLALIIFGPSKLPEIGRAFGTTLKEFKKATRELVSGDDNQPKTEEKTTLHSIDQTNKKTGS; encoded by the coding sequence ATGCTTCAAAACATCGGTATTCCTGGATTAATTCTTTTATTGGTCCTAGCTCTCATTATTTTCGGTCCTTCAAAGCTACCTGAAATTGGCCGAGCATTTGGTACAACCTTAAAAGAATTTAAAAAGGCCACACGTGAATTAGTAAGTGGTGATGACAATCAGCCAAAAACGGAAGAAAAAACAACACTGCACTCAATCGATCAAACGAACAAAAAAACAGGAAGTTAA
- a CDS encoding alkaline phosphatase PhoX — protein sequence MEKNGLNRRDFLKVGGMSTLALTLGTTGLLSVDGQAKTFAAGKDNNPTSGFGGYGPLVPDPNGILDLPRGFHYKIISKEGDLMTDGSPIPGMFDGMAAFEGPNNTTVLVRNHEISGGPAFGKNPFDVNAGGGTSALVVGPNREVMKEYVTSSGTIRNCAGGATPWGTWLTCEENRSEGHGYVFEVDPHQPENDLSRTPIKEMGRFAHEACAIDPSTGYVYLTEDASPSYLYRFIPNDTSQKLGSLQKGGTLYAAAIEAVTDPAASNFKTGQTFKIVWKQVDPHMCREEADAQNCIKFSRLEGAFFQEGVFWFDDTSAGEKKLGRVYRYVPHTNTLELFYEGNDAQQMEYPDNICCTPWGDLWFVEDGSGQDRIMGITPEGKVYPFAANRLNNNEFAGPTFSPDGKTLFVNIQKPGVTFAIWGPFARRNAARAREMSFAAPANLAPKVSEKIAKAAEAQGMSILEAAAFERHGINL from the coding sequence ATGGAAAAGAACGGTTTGAACAGAAGAGATTTTTTAAAGGTTGGTGGAATGAGTACACTAGCGTTGACTTTAGGTACTACAGGTCTTTTATCTGTAGATGGACAAGCTAAAACGTTCGCGGCTGGTAAAGATAATAACCCAACTAGCGGCTTTGGTGGATATGGTCCTTTAGTTCCGGACCCAAATGGAATTCTTGATCTTCCAAGAGGCTTCCATTACAAGATTATTTCCAAAGAAGGCGACCTAATGACAGACGGCTCCCCAATTCCTGGTATGTTTGATGGCATGGCGGCATTTGAAGGCCCGAACAATACTACGGTTCTTGTCCGTAATCATGAAATATCTGGGGGTCCTGCTTTTGGTAAAAATCCTTTTGATGTGAACGCTGGTGGTGGTACATCGGCTCTAGTTGTAGGTCCAAATCGTGAAGTAATGAAAGAATATGTGACCTCTTCAGGAACCATCCGAAATTGTGCAGGCGGAGCGACACCTTGGGGTACTTGGTTAACTTGTGAAGAAAATCGTTCTGAGGGCCACGGATATGTATTTGAAGTAGATCCACATCAGCCGGAGAACGACTTGTCCAGAACTCCAATCAAGGAAATGGGACGTTTTGCTCACGAAGCTTGTGCCATCGATCCTTCAACAGGCTATGTGTACTTAACTGAGGATGCAAGCCCAAGCTACCTTTACCGTTTTATCCCGAATGATACTAGCCAAAAACTTGGTTCATTACAAAAAGGCGGCACACTTTACGCAGCAGCAATTGAAGCAGTAACTGATCCAGCTGCAAGTAACTTTAAAACAGGACAAACCTTCAAAATTGTTTGGAAGCAAGTAGATCCACATATGTGCCGTGAGGAAGCTGATGCACAAAACTGCATCAAGTTCTCAAGACTTGAGGGCGCGTTCTTCCAAGAGGGTGTTTTCTGGTTCGACGACACTTCTGCTGGTGAGAAAAAACTTGGACGCGTGTATCGTTATGTTCCTCACACGAATACGTTGGAGCTATTTTATGAAGGAAATGATGCACAACAAATGGAATACCCAGACAATATTTGCTGTACTCCATGGGGTGACCTTTGGTTTGTAGAAGATGGTTCTGGACAAGACCGTATTATGGGAATTACTCCAGAAGGTAAGGTCTATCCTTTTGCTGCAAACCGTTTAAATAATAATGAATTTGCAGGTCCAACCTTTTCACCTGATGGAAAAACACTTTTTGTTAATATACAAAAGCCAGGCGTAACCTTTGCTATTTGGGGACCGTTCGCACGCAGAAACGCTGCGCGTGCAAGGGAAATGTCTTTTGCTGCACCAGCAAATCTTGCACCTAAAGTTTCTGAAAAAATAGCGAAGGCTGCAGAAGCGCAAGGTATGTCTATTTTAGAAGCAGCAGCATTTGAGCGCCACGGAATTAACTTATAA